The following are encoded together in the Microbacterium hatanonis genome:
- a CDS encoding LLM class flavin-dependent oxidoreductase, which translates to MTDQVHLAIALERAGWHPAAWRESTARPHELLSPRYWAELLRTVDDAGIALATIEDALSLPDRFDASEPLRRDRVRGRLDASLIASFVAPLTRRIGLVPTVTTSHTEPFHVATALQTLDFASRGRAGVRLVAGASSAERANFGRRSSGVDTLPPSGRVEDSPELLAAFREAGEFADVLSRLWDSWQDDAIIRDVSSGRFLDADRVHAIEYEGEFFSVTGASIVPRSPQGRPLITVLAHQSVPYRLAAERADLVYITPHDERGLAAIRAELQAASDELRGPGERLRVYADLLVLIEETSSAARDAAARLDDRAGEPLASDARIVVGSAADVAEAVRELAAAGVDGVRLRPARQPADVAAIAEQVVPLLRSTQTLREDDGAGTLRARLGLARPESRYVREKVAL; encoded by the coding sequence ATGACCGATCAGGTGCATCTGGCCATCGCCCTCGAACGGGCGGGCTGGCATCCCGCCGCGTGGCGCGAGTCCACCGCGCGTCCGCACGAACTGCTGTCGCCGCGCTACTGGGCGGAGCTGCTGCGGACGGTGGACGACGCCGGCATCGCGCTGGCGACGATCGAGGACGCCCTGTCGCTTCCCGACAGGTTCGACGCATCCGAGCCCCTCCGGCGCGACCGCGTCCGCGGGCGCCTGGACGCATCGCTGATCGCGTCGTTCGTCGCGCCGCTCACGCGCCGCATCGGTCTCGTGCCGACGGTCACGACGTCGCACACCGAGCCCTTCCACGTCGCGACCGCCCTGCAGACGCTCGACTTCGCGAGCCGGGGGCGTGCGGGTGTGCGACTGGTCGCCGGTGCGTCGTCGGCCGAGCGAGCCAATTTCGGCCGCCGTTCGTCGGGTGTCGACACCCTGCCGCCATCGGGCCGCGTCGAGGACTCCCCGGAGCTGCTCGCCGCGTTCCGGGAGGCCGGCGAGTTCGCCGACGTGCTCTCGCGCCTCTGGGATTCCTGGCAAGACGACGCGATCATCCGCGACGTCTCGTCCGGCCGTTTCCTCGACGCCGATCGCGTGCACGCCATCGAGTACGAGGGGGAGTTCTTCTCGGTCACCGGTGCCTCGATCGTGCCCCGTTCGCCGCAGGGGCGACCCCTGATCACGGTGCTCGCACACCAGAGCGTCCCCTACCGCCTCGCCGCGGAACGCGCCGACCTCGTCTACATCACGCCGCACGACGAACGCGGACTCGCTGCCATCCGCGCGGAGCTCCAGGCTGCATCGGACGAGCTCCGCGGCCCGGGGGAGCGCCTGCGTGTCTATGCCGACCTGCTCGTGCTGATCGAGGAGACGTCCTCCGCGGCCCGCGACGCCGCCGCGAGGCTGGACGATCGGGCAGGCGAGCCTCTCGCCTCCGACGCACGCATCGTCGTCGGATCCGCGGCCGACGTCGCCGAGGCCGTGCGCGAGCTCGCCGCTGCGGGGGTCGACGGAGTGCGGTTGCGCCCGGCCCGCCAGCCCGCCGACGTCGCGGCGATCGCCGAGCAGGTGGTGCCGCTCCTCCGATCCACCCAGACCCTCCGCGAGGACGACGGCGCCGGAACACTCCGGGCCCGCCTCGGTCTCGCCCGACCGGAGAGCCGTTACGTCCGAGAGAAGGTCGCGCTGTGA
- a CDS encoding putative oxygenase MesX, whose amino-acid sequence MANALAFRITTTSFDDDYAPSHSSRATTNFANLARGEHRQQNLRNALNMIDRRFNDLARSDNPTQDRYTVELEIVSVYLRFGDGSGDQDFPLLEVLDIRIVDLRTGERHQGIVGNNFSSYIRDYDFSVLLPRSRATETGATVPDDFGDLHGKLFRRFLQSEAYRERFPMSPVICISVSTSKTYRRTENRHAVLGVEYEQDEFSMTDQYFAKMGLQVRYFMPRGSVAPLAFYFRGDLLSDYSDLQLIGTISTMETFQKIYRPEIYNSNSFAGRIYRPSLEHQDFSRTQIAYDRVERSQLAITQGTYAEEHFMRPYGHVLDQWAAGDAVPAR is encoded by the coding sequence ATGGCGAACGCACTCGCATTCCGCATCACCACCACGAGCTTCGACGACGACTACGCCCCGTCGCACAGCTCGCGCGCGACGACCAACTTCGCGAATCTCGCACGGGGCGAGCATCGTCAGCAGAACCTCCGCAACGCGCTGAACATGATCGACCGACGCTTCAACGATCTCGCACGCTCGGACAACCCGACGCAGGATCGATACACCGTCGAGCTCGAGATCGTCTCGGTGTACCTGCGGTTCGGCGACGGCAGCGGCGACCAGGACTTCCCGCTGCTCGAGGTGCTTGACATCCGGATCGTCGACCTCCGGACCGGCGAACGCCACCAGGGAATCGTGGGGAACAACTTCTCGTCGTACATCCGCGACTACGACTTCAGCGTGCTCCTGCCCCGATCCCGCGCTACCGAGACCGGCGCCACCGTGCCCGACGACTTCGGAGATCTGCACGGCAAGCTGTTCCGACGCTTCCTCCAGTCGGAGGCGTACCGGGAACGATTCCCGATGTCGCCCGTGATCTGCATCAGCGTCTCGACGAGCAAGACGTATCGCCGCACCGAGAACCGGCACGCAGTGCTCGGCGTCGAGTACGAGCAGGACGAGTTCTCGATGACGGACCAGTACTTCGCCAAGATGGGACTGCAGGTCCGATACTTCATGCCTCGCGGCAGCGTCGCGCCGCTGGCCTTCTACTTCCGTGGCGATCTGTTGAGCGACTACTCCGACCTGCAGCTGATCGGCACGATCAGCACGATGGAGACGTTCCAGAAGATCTACCGGCCCGAGATCTACAACTCGAACTCGTTCGCCGGCCGCATCTATCGACCGAGCCTGGAGCACCAGGACTTCTCGCGGACGCAGATCGCCTACGACCGGGTGGAGCGCAGTCAGCTGGCGATCACGCAGGGCACCTACGCGGAGGAGCATTTCATGAGGCCGTACGGACACGTGCTTGACCAGTGGGCCGCCGGCGACGCGGTACCGGCCCGATGA
- a CDS encoding LysR family transcriptional regulator: MARRGSGITLQHLQAFVEVAAEGSITAAADLLYVAQPTMSAAMKDLESRVGRPLLARSARGVTLTADGTEFLGYAKQVVEQVALLEQHYLGRPPSRRLLGVSTQHYSFAVDAFVRMVRATGVAEYEFSLRETRTWDIIEDVRTLRSELGILYRNDFNRNVLDKLLRDSGLVFHPLFVAEPHIFISRRNPLASRSRATLDDLADLPRLTFDQGANNSFYFAEEILSTLSSKQEIRVSDRATIFNLMIGLDGYTISTGIISDDLDPEIVAVPLDVDERIEIGWIGHSAIPLTEQAQRYLAEVRAVVTGFGVAVLG, encoded by the coding sequence ATGGCTCGAAGAGGAAGCGGCATCACGCTGCAGCACCTCCAGGCGTTCGTCGAGGTGGCCGCCGAGGGGTCGATCACAGCGGCCGCCGACCTGCTCTACGTCGCCCAGCCGACCATGTCCGCCGCGATGAAGGATCTCGAGTCACGGGTGGGTCGCCCCCTGCTCGCGCGGTCCGCCCGCGGTGTCACGCTCACGGCCGACGGCACGGAGTTCCTCGGCTACGCGAAACAGGTCGTCGAGCAGGTCGCGCTCCTGGAGCAGCATTACCTGGGTCGTCCGCCGTCGCGACGTCTGCTCGGTGTGTCGACGCAGCACTACTCCTTCGCGGTCGACGCGTTCGTCAGGATGGTCCGAGCGACAGGAGTGGCCGAATACGAGTTCTCGCTGCGCGAGACCCGCACCTGGGACATCATCGAGGACGTCAGAACGCTCCGCAGTGAGCTCGGCATCCTCTATCGGAACGACTTCAACCGGAATGTCCTCGACAAACTGCTGCGGGACTCTGGTCTCGTCTTCCACCCGCTCTTCGTCGCGGAGCCGCACATCTTCATCTCACGGAGGAATCCGCTCGCCTCCCGAAGCCGCGCGACGCTCGACGACCTCGCCGACCTGCCGCGGCTCACGTTCGACCAGGGGGCGAACAACTCGTTCTACTTCGCCGAAGAGATCCTCTCGACGCTGTCGAGCAAGCAGGAGATCCGGGTGTCCGATCGTGCGACGATCTTCAACCTGATGATCGGTCTCGACGGCTACACGATCTCGACGGGCATCATCAGCGACGACCTCGACCCCGAGATCGTCGCCGTCCCCCTCGACGTCGACGAACGCATCGAGATCGGCTGGATCGGCCATTCCGCGATCCCCCTCACCGAGCAGGCGCAGCGGTATCTCGCCGAGGTGCGGGCCGTGGTCACCGGCTTCGGCGTGGCGGTGCTCGGGTAG
- a CDS encoding methionine synthase, translating to MHTLLPTSIVGSLPKPAWLAQPETLWSPWALQGEALREGTHDALRIAVHEQHRRGLDIISDGEQTRQHFVTTFIEHLSGVDFEQRETVRIRDRYDASVPTVVGAVSRREPVFVRDAAFLRTQTDQPIKWALPGPMTMIDTLYDRHYRSREKLAWEFATILNEEARELEAAGVDIIQFDEPAFNVFFDDMRDWGVATLERAAQGLRAETVVHICYGYGIAANTAWKATLGSEWRQYEESFPLLQRSVIDTVSLESHNSHVPMDLVELLRGKKVMLGAIDVATERVETPEEVAGTLRRALEFVAPDKLIPSSNCGMAPLPRSIAFDKLSALSAGTAIVRGELEAV from the coding sequence ATGCACACGCTCCTTCCCACCTCGATCGTGGGCAGTCTGCCGAAACCCGCGTGGCTCGCGCAGCCGGAGACCCTCTGGTCTCCGTGGGCGCTGCAGGGTGAGGCGCTGCGCGAGGGCACGCACGACGCCTTGCGGATCGCGGTGCACGAACAGCATCGCCGCGGCCTCGACATCATCAGCGACGGGGAGCAGACCCGCCAGCACTTCGTCACGACATTCATCGAGCACCTGAGCGGGGTCGATTTCGAGCAGCGCGAGACGGTGCGGATCCGTGATCGATACGACGCGAGCGTACCGACCGTCGTCGGCGCCGTCAGCCGCCGCGAGCCCGTGTTCGTGCGCGACGCGGCATTCCTGAGGACGCAGACCGATCAGCCGATCAAGTGGGCGCTCCCCGGGCCGATGACGATGATCGACACGCTGTACGACCGCCACTACCGAAGCCGAGAGAAGCTGGCCTGGGAGTTCGCGACGATCCTCAACGAGGAGGCGAGGGAACTCGAGGCGGCGGGAGTCGACATCATCCAGTTCGACGAACCCGCATTCAATGTCTTCTTCGACGACATGCGCGACTGGGGCGTCGCGACACTCGAGAGGGCGGCCCAAGGACTCCGTGCGGAGACCGTCGTGCACATCTGCTACGGCTATGGGATCGCCGCGAACACCGCGTGGAAGGCCACCCTGGGGTCGGAGTGGCGCCAGTACGAGGAGTCGTTCCCGCTCCTGCAGCGATCCGTCATCGACACCGTGTCGCTGGAGAGCCACAACTCCCACGTACCGATGGACCTCGTCGAACTCCTCCGCGGCAAGAAAGTCATGCTCGGCGCGATCGACGTCGCCACCGAGCGAGTCGAGACCCCGGAGGAGGTAGCCGGTACCCTTCGGAGAGCTCTCGAATTCGTGGCGCCCGACAAGCTCATCCCGAGCTCGAACTGCGGCATGGCACCTTTGCCGCGGAGCATAGCGTTCGACAAGCTGAGCGCTCTGTCGGCAGGCACCGCGATCGTGCGCGGCGAACTCGAAGCCGTGTGA